The following is a genomic window from Niabella soli DSM 19437.
TATCGGCGCAGCAGGCGCCCAACATTATTGTATTTATTGCTGATGACCTGAACCAGCAGGATGTGGGGTGCTATGGTAATGCCGATGTAAGAACCCCCAACATGGATCTGCTGGCAAAAGAGGGGATGCGTTTTACCAAAGCTTATGCTGCATCCTCTATGTGCACGCCTTCCCGCAGTGCTGTTTTTACTGGCTTATATCCTTATAGAAACGGGTCGCAAATGAATCATTTTACCGTTCGCCCGGATATTCAGGGCCTCCCCCAATTTTTACAAAAGCTGGGATACCGGGTGGTGATATCGGGTAAAATAGATGTATTTCCCTTAAAGAATTTCCCTTTTGAAGTAATAGGAAAGGAATTTGGTAAATATGCGCCCGTCGAAAACCGGGTCGATCGGAAAAAAGAAACCGTACACCTGATCGAAGATCATTTTAGCAAACATGCGAATCAGCCTATTTGCTTAATTGTGGCGCCCTGGTTGCCCCATGTGCCCTGGTTCCCGCATAAGGACTTTGATCCGCAGCAAATAAAAATGCCGGCCTACCTGGCCGATACAAAGGAAACGCGCGGCGCGCTGGCGTCTTATTATCAAAGTATAAGTGCAGCGGATAATATGCTGGGCGAGGTAATGCAGGCGCTCGACCGGGCAGGGCAGACACAGCATACCTTGTTTATGTTTACTGCTGATCAGGGAGCCCAGTTTCCGTCAGCAAAATGGACGGTTTATGATAAGGGACTGAAAGTGCCGCTGATCGTACGATGGCCGGGCCATACAGCAAAAGGCACCGTCTCGGATGCATTGATTTCCCTGGTTGATATTGCACCGACGCTGGTTGATGCCGGAGGTGGAGTGCCGGTAACGGGGTTAGACGGAAAGTCATTTAAACCGGTACTGGACAATGCAAAAATGCATCATCATGATTTTGTTTTTGCAGAAACATCTGTTGAGCCACATTTTTGGTATAACTATACGCCGGCGCGGAGTATTATTACTGCCGATGGCTGGCATTATATAAAAAACTATCATCCGGGTAAACGTTTTATCACCCATATTGATAAAGTAGAGCGCAACGAGTTTTACTTTGATTCCTGGGTGGAAGCGGCTGTGCATAATCAACAGGCTCAATTCCTGTTGAACCGCTACAGTTATCATCCACCCGAAGAAATATATAATGATCAAAAGGATCCGGAAGAGTTTCATAACCTGGCGCAGCAAGGAAACTATAAAAGCAAGCTGGATGCATTGAGAGATCTGTTAACCCGCGAACTGTCCCGGCAGGGAGAAACAGACGAGATGATTAAAAGCGGTCCCTTGCCGCAGTTTTTTGATAACAGTTATGTGATCGCCCAAAACAAAAGCGCATCTGATCTGTCTTTTAACAGAAAACGCTGGAACCCCGATGTACTGTATATTACCGCCTATCTCACACAAATAAATAAAGGCGGGGTTGTTTGCGACTACTTCAATAATTTTAAATTATTTGCTTATAAGGGAAAAATAGGCATCGGCACCGGTGGCGATAGCATTCTCGAAAGTACCTTGCTGCCGGAAAAAAACGGGCAATTGGTTTTCCGGCTAACAAAGGAAGGAGCACTGTCAGTCCTGTTTAACAACCGGGAGGTGCTGGCCACCGCATTGCACCGGGACCTTACCAAAATACAGGAAGGATATGTGACCTGCGGCATGCTGCAGGGACTGAAGCTGGAGGGGCGTTTACAACCTTATGAAGGAACGATCAGGGATCTTCAGTTTGTAATGAATCAATTAGATAAAGCTCCGTAAGGAAAAAGCGTAAGTTGCTTCTTCATATACCGATCTTTTCCCGCTGAAATCGAAGGGCCATTCATTAATACGGATATAATGTCGTTTACTTAAGCGGCGGATTCTAGAAAATGTAAAATAAGAAATATTGAATTAGAAATGTAGAAGGGCATTATTTTTATAAAATGCAGTGCTCGTTCTTTTTTTGATGTTTTTTTAACCGAGGAAGAAAGCATCTGAACGTGCAGTCCTTGAATATTTTATATTGATAATTCAGTATCATTTTCTTAAAAGAATAACGAAATTATGACGAAAAATATATCCCGATAAAAGACAATTGCATTTCCCAAACCGGATGTTACTTAGAAGGGGTTCCGCCGGGCAGTGAAAGGTCAAATCAAGCGGAACGGCGGTTTTGACGGCGCTAGACGACTTTTTAAAAACAGAATGGCAGGAAGGCGTCATAACCAGGCCTGTAGCGAGGAGTTGACCGGTTCCGCCCCGGCCTGGTTGCAAAATAGGGGGGCGGAATTCACCTTCCGGCGGAAAAAGATTTTTTGCTTACTTTTTTATCGACTGAAAAAAGTAAGAGAAGAAACAAAACAGAATGAAATTATCAATAGAAATGAAAAGATTGTATCAACATCGTTTTTTGCAAAAAATGTTATAAACAATGAATGTAGTCCTTTGTAAAAGCTAGAAAAGATCTGCTCTGAAAGCTAAAGTAAACGACATTGAATACGGATACCTCATCTGCGCGTGCAGCGGAAAAAGTTGTTGTCAGATATAATTGTTGAACGGGCGCTGAGCCTAAACTTTAAACATCCTGTTGGCAGAATTGATATATTCTAACGGGTCAAAGGTTTTGTCAAACGACTCCTGAAGATCCCGCATTTTTATTTCGAGATCCTTAATGCGGCTGCCCAATTGGGGATCGTTCCGGTATTTGTCAAATAATTCTTTATATTTTAAAAGGTTTTGACTGATGCGGAAGGTGACCTGGCCAAACCGCTGCTTTAAGGATTGCACGTCATTCATTTGTATATAGGCCGCCTGGCGCCATTCCTTGGGGTTATTCTGTTTTTCATTAGTAACAAAGCCTGCTGCCAGATCCCTTAATTTTGTAAGGTACTGGTAGCGTTTTTCAGCATCATTCTCTTTTGAAAAGTTGTTATCAAAATCCGCTGGGGTTATTTTAATGATGGCGAGATTCTCTTTTAATGATTTATCGTATTTTTTCTGAAGGTCCTGTAATTCGGCAGTGATCGCCTCCCACTCATTTTCTATCCTGTTGTTGTCGTAGTTAAATTGGCTGATCTTCATCGTCAACGTCAGCATTTCCTCGCTTTGCGCTTTCAATGCTTTTTCTTTTTTGCCAATATTGTCAATATAGGTGGTCATGCTGGAAAACAGGGCAGAAGTGATGGGGCCTGTTACCGGAACGCCCTTAGAAAAACCACTGGCAAAAGTTAACAGGTTGCTGGTCACCGTTAAGGCCGGGCTTTCTGCTTTTTTTTCTTTTACAAACGCAGCGTAGGAATTATACCATTTGGTATAACCGTCGTAATTCAGCGGATTTCCCGTTGCGTTCAGCGAATTGAAAAATGCCTTTGTGGAATTAAATAGGATCAGCGGTTTGATCTCCCGTTCCATGGAAACCAGGTTTACGATGGCCGACTGGTAGTTGGCCTGAAAAATGTTCAGTTCATTCTGTTCTATTGCTTTTTGTTTTTCCTCAACCGCCTGCACGCGTTTCACCAGCTTGTCTGCCTTGTCCTTAGCATCTTTCGACTCTGTGATCGATTTATCCAACGCCGACATGCGTTGGTCTAATTGCGTAACAGTTGAATCAAAGGATTTCGTCTTACTCGTGAAACTCTTCTGGATATCATCCAGCACCTTATCTCTGAGTGATTGTGTAGCCGGCGGAGCGGAGGTAGCGGTATTCTGACCCTGGGACAGGAAAACGAAACACAACAACACAGCGGAAATCAACAGTTTTTTCATTGCTAATAAATGATTGGTAATCAAAATAAAGCTTGTACCCATAGGGCTGGTCAAAGTTCTTTCTTGTCATACTTCCGGGTGGCTATCCGGATCCGGAGTCTAAAATGTGTTTGATTATCATTTTATTATGATCATCCCTGAGGGCGAAAGACGTTTGAGCAGCCTGCCGGATGCTTCTTAAAAAAGCAAATAACCCGCCAGTTTGGTTGAATCGGCAATAAAATATCCGGTATAAATATATTTAGCTGACAATCAAATTACTAAATATTTAAAAAACGAACTATTGTTATCAGGAGAGGAGGGTTTGTCTTAATATGAATTCCATTTGCCGGTTATTTTCTTCCAATTTTCCGGCAATTTCTTTTTTGGCTTTATTTAAGGCATACAATTCAAGTCCTTCTGTTATCGTTTTCCGCAATTCTTCCTCATCCCAGGGTTTTTGTATGTATTTGAAGATATTCCCTTTGTTGATGGCATCAATAACGGCATTAATA
Proteins encoded in this region:
- a CDS encoding sulfatase family protein, translated to MKPHRIRQAGYITGLLLFFYCLAGGNLSAQQAPNIIVFIADDLNQQDVGCYGNADVRTPNMDLLAKEGMRFTKAYAASSMCTPSRSAVFTGLYPYRNGSQMNHFTVRPDIQGLPQFLQKLGYRVVISGKIDVFPLKNFPFEVIGKEFGKYAPVENRVDRKKETVHLIEDHFSKHANQPICLIVAPWLPHVPWFPHKDFDPQQIKMPAYLADTKETRGALASYYQSISAADNMLGEVMQALDRAGQTQHTLFMFTADQGAQFPSAKWTVYDKGLKVPLIVRWPGHTAKGTVSDALISLVDIAPTLVDAGGGVPVTGLDGKSFKPVLDNAKMHHHDFVFAETSVEPHFWYNYTPARSIITADGWHYIKNYHPGKRFITHIDKVERNEFYFDSWVEAAVHNQQAQFLLNRYSYHPPEEIYNDQKDPEEFHNLAQQGNYKSKLDALRDLLTRELSRQGETDEMIKSGPLPQFFDNSYVIAQNKSASDLSFNRKRWNPDVLYITAYLTQINKGGVVCDYFNNFKLFAYKGKIGIGTGGDSILESTLLPEKNGQLVFRLTKEGALSVLFNNREVLATALHRDLTKIQEGYVTCGMLQGLKLEGRLQPYEGTIRDLQFVMNQLDKAP